The following proteins are co-located in the Oncorhynchus gorbuscha isolate QuinsamMale2020 ecotype Even-year linkage group LG22, OgorEven_v1.0, whole genome shotgun sequence genome:
- the LOC124009940 gene encoding protein fem-1 homolog A-like — MDITTAVFNAARDGKLKLIQKLLSNKSPEELEALAEEKTQGGTPLLIASRYGHLEVADYLLENCKANVELGGSVNFDGETIEGAPPLWAASAAGHLPVVRTLLKHGASVNNTTLTNSTPLRAACFDGHLEIVRYLVEHRADMEVANRHGHTCLMISCYKGHKEIAKFLLERGADVNRKSVKGNTALHDCAESGSLDIMKMLLKCNARMERDGYGMTPLLAASVTGHTNIVEYLAHQPHSSREERVDALELLGATFVDKKRDLLGAMRYWRRAMELRQPADKLGLLAKPPPGTPVPAYDCAREVSTAEELEALITDPDEMRMQALLVRERILGPSHPDTSYYIRYRGAVYADSGNFERCISLWKYALDMQQSNLDPLSPMTASSFLSFAELFSFVLQDRAKGTLATRVTFHDLMGVLGKSVREVERAVAQRDSPPEAPQFTKALSIILHLVFLLEKLECTAEQEHLKKQTVYRLLKLNPRARRGFTPLHMAVDKDTTSVGRYPVGRFPSQTVASLLLECGADVDSRDCDNNTPLHIAASNGCPEIMALLVRAGAHFDATNSQRKTAYNLLDEQSNGHPALFPLNYVTLQCLAARAIERHRLPYKGLISEEMEVFIELH; from the coding sequence ATGGATATCACAACAGCGGTTTTCAACGCGGCCAGAGATGGTAAGCTGAAACTTATCCAGAAGTTGCTGAGTAACAAAAGTCCCGAGGAGTTGGAGGCTCTCGCCGAGGAGAAAACGCAGGGAGGCACCCCTCTCCTCATTGCCTCTCGATACGGACACTTAGAGGTTGCCGACTATTTGCTTGAAAATTGTAAAGCTAACGTGGAACTAGGAGGCTCGGTGAACTTTGACGGCGAGACGATTGAAGGGGCTCCCCCGCTATGGGCGGCTTCAGCGGCTGGTCACCTCCCTGTCGTCCGCACACTCCTTAAACACGGTGCCTCTGTCAACAACACTACGCTGACCAACTCAACGCCCCTCCGCGCTGCCTGCTTCGATGGTCACCTGGAGATTGTTCGCTACCTGGTGGAACACCGAGCCGATATGGAGGTAGCCAACCGCCACGGCCACACCTGCCTGATGATCTCCTGCTACAAGGGCCACAAAGAGATAGCCAAGTTCCTCTTGGAGCGGGGGGCCGATGTCAACCGCAAGAGTGTGAAAGGCAACACTGCACTCCACGACTGTGCAGAGTCCGGTAGCCTGGACATCATGAAGATGCTGCTGAAATGCAATGCCCGCATGGAGAGGGATGGATACGGCATGACCCCTCTTCTAGCTGCCAGCGTCACGGGGCACACCAACATCGTGGAGTACCTCGCCCACCAGCCCCACTCCTCGCGAGAAGAACGCGTTGATGCTCTCGAACTCCTGGGGGCCACCTTTGTGGATAAGAAGAGAGACCTCCTGGGGGCCATGAGATACTGGAGGAGAGCCATGGAGCTGAGACAACCAGCTGACAAGCTGGGACTCCTGGCCAAGCCCCCTCCAGGTACCCCTGTCCCTGCCTATGACTGTGCCCGTGAGGTGAGCACGGCAGAGGAGCTGGAGGCTCTGATCACAGACCCAGATGAGATGCGGATGCAGGCCCTGCTGGTACGTGAGAGAATTCTGGGGCCCTCGCACCCCGACACCTCCTACTACATACGCTACAGAGGGGCCGTCTACGCCGACTCGGGCAACTTTGAGCGCTGCATCAGCCTGTGGAAGTATGCCCTGGACATGCAGCAGAGTAACCTGGACCCTCTCAGCCCCATGACAGCCAGCAGCTTCTTGTCCTTCGCCGAGCTCTTCTCCTTCGTGCTGCAGGACCGGGCCAAGGGCACCCTGGCAACGCGAGTCACCTTCCACGACCTGATGGGGGTGTTGGGGAAGAGtgtgagggaggtggagagggctGTGGCCCAGAGGGACAGCCCCCCCGAAGCCCCCCAGTTCACCAAGGCCCTGTCTATCATCCTCCACCTGGTGTTCCTGCTGGAGAAACTGGAGTGCACTGCAGAGCAGGAGCACCTGAAGAAGCAGACTGTGTACCGCCTCCTGAAGCTGAACCCGCGGGCGAGGAGAGGCTTCACCCCCCTGCATATGGCCGTGGACAAGGACACCACGTCGGTGGGCCGCTACCCTGTAGGTCGCTTCCCCTCCCAGACTGTGGCCTCGCTGCTGCTGGAGTGTGGGGCGGACGTGGACTCACGGGACTGTGATAACAACACGCCCCTGCACATCGCCGCCAGCAACGGTTGCCCGGAGATCATGGCGTTGCTGGTGAGGGCGGGGGCACACTTCGACGCCACCAACTCCCAGAGGAAGACCGCATACAACCTGCTGGACGAACAGAGCAATGGGCACCCGGCCCTCTTCCCCCTCAACTACGTCACTCTGCAGTGCCTGGCGGCACGTGCCATTGAGAGGCACAGACTGCCCTACAAGGGCCTCATCTCTGAGGAGATGGAGGTGTTTATTGAGCTGCACTGA